The Streptomyces sp. BA2 genome includes the window ATGCTCGCGGCGGGCGGCGGCTCCGTGGTCAACACATCCAGCGTCGCGGGCGTCCAGGCCACCGGGGCCTGTGCTGCCTACGTGGCCGCCAAGCACGCCGTACTCGGGCTGACGCGCTCGGCAGCGGCCGAGTACGGCCGGCGGGGGATCAGGGTCAACGCCCTGGTGGTCGGCAGCACGCGCAGCGAGTTGATGGAAGAAGTCCTGGCCCAGACCCCGGCGTTGGAGGAGAGCTTCGTCTCCCGCTCCGTCCAGAAGCGCATGGCGGACCCGGTCGAGGTCGCCCAGGCCGCGGCCTGGCTGTGCAGCGACCGCGCCACCTTCGTCACCGGCACGGCGATGCCGGTGGACGGAGGCTGGACCGCCGCGTAGCGCTCCGGCCGGGGGAAGCCCGGCGCCCACTCCGCCCGGCCCGCTCCCTAGACGAGTTCCGCACTGGGGGCGGCCGAGGCGGCGTGTGAGCGGTGGTTGACCCGCACGGTGGCGAGGTAGTCGGCCACCGCGTCCCGGTTGCGGACCAGGCCCTGGATGCGCGCGGTCATCTGATCCCGCTCGGATTCCAGGGTGGCGATCATCTCGGGTGTCGCCCCCGAGACATGGATGGCCCGCGGCTGGTCCAGGCAGGGGAGGATCTCCTTGATGATCCGGGTCGGAAGACCGGCGTCCAGCAGGCCTCTGATCTGCATGACCCGGTCCACGAGGCACTCGTCGTACTCACGGTAGCCGTTGGCGGAGCGGCCGACGGTGATCAGCCGCTGTTCCTCGTAGTAGCGCAGCAGCCGGCGGGGCGTGCCGGTGCGCTCCGACAGCTCTCCGATACGCATGTGACCTACCTCATGTCTCGTCATGTTGACCTTCACACATGTGTGATGGTTCGAGCATTCACACCATGTCAATTAGCGAGAAGAAGCCATCAGTTGATCCCGGTTCACGGATCCAGGATCAAAAAGAACAGAAGTTGCCGATGCTGGCGCTGCTGGCCCTGGCCACAGCCGTCTTCATCACGAGCCTGACGGAGACACTGCCCGCCGGCCTGCTGCCCGCGATGAGCAGCGATCTCAACGTGAGCGAGTCCGCCACCGGGCAGACGGTGACGATCTACGCGATCGGCACCGCGCTGACGGCGATCCCACTGACCGCGGCGACGGCCGGCTGGCGGCGCAAGCAGCTGCTCCTTGTGGCGATGGCGGGATTCGCGGTGGCCAACACGGTCACGGCCGTCTCGGAGAACTACTCGGTGACGATGGTGGCCCGCTTCGTGGCCGGCGTCGCGGCCGGCCTGGCCTGGGCGCTCCTCGCGGGCTACGCCCGGCGCATGGCGCCGCCGCACCTGCAGGGCAAGGCCATCGCGATCGCGATGGCAGGTATCCCGGTGGCCCTCTCCCTCGGCGTCCCCGCGGGCACCTTCCTGGGCAAGGTGATCAGCTGGCAGGCAGCCTTCCTGACCATGACCGGCCTGACCGTGCTGCTGCTCGTCTGGATCGCGGCGATCGTCCCCGACTACCCCGGCCAGAAGGCCGAGGCCCGTACGCCCATGCTGCGCACCCTGAAGGTGCCGGGCGTGACGCCGGTCCTGTTCGTCACGCTGGTGTTCGTCCTCGCCCACACCATCCTCTACACCTTCATCGCCACGTTCCTCGACGAACTGGGCATGGGCGACTCCATCGACGTGGTGCTGCTCGTCTTCGGCGCCGCCTCCCTGGTGAGCATCTGGGTCGTGGGCTCGCAGATCAACCAGCGGCTGCGGGGCCTGATGATCGGCGCCACCCTGCTGATCGCGGTGGCCGCCGCCCTGCTCGCGGTCCTTTCCGACAGCACCGCCATGGTCTACCTCGCCGTGGTGCTGTGGGGCCTTGGCTGGGGTGGCGCGCCCACCCTCCTGCAGACCGCTGCGGGAGACGCGGGCGGCGAACAGGCCGACGCCGCCCAGGCCATGCTCGTCACCCTGTGGAACGTGGCCATGGCAGGCGGCGGAATCCTCGGCGGCATCCTCCTGGACGCCGTCGGCTCCACCTCCTTCCCCTGGACCATCCTCGTGCTCCTGGTCCCGGTCCTCGTCGTGGTCCTGGCCGCCCGCTCCCACGGCTTCCCCGCCAAACGCGCCAGCGTCGACGCATGAACACCCCCGCAGGGCACGGCGCTCCGGCAGGGAGCCGCACCGGCTCCCGCCGGACGCCCCCCTGCCCCCGTCCCCGCCTCGCTGAGTGCGACAGGCGGGGGACCCACCGCGGACCGGGACGGTGATCGCACGTGCTCATCGGAGCGATGTCCCGCCGAACCGGGGTCAGCGAACGCCTGTTGCGCTACTACGAGGAACAGGGCCTGCTCAAACCCCGGCGGCGGCCCAGCGGGTTCCGCGAGTACGGCGACGAGGACGTCCGCACGGTTCAGCACATCCGGATGCTGCTGGCCGCCGGTCTCAGCACCCACACGATCGCCGAACTGATGCCCTGCATGTTCGCCGCAGGCCACAGGCGCTCGCCGGTCTGCCCCAGCATGCTTCCCAGCCTGCACCGGGAACGCCGGCGCATCAGCGACACCGCAGCCTCTCTCTTGGCCGCGCGCGACGCACTGGACGCCGTCATCGGGGCCGCGGGCCCGCCATGACGGCGCGTCGGACGTACATCGCGCAGCGGTTCAGTTCTCTGCGCTAATCCCCCGGGCGCAGGGACGGCGGGCTCGTACCCGAGGTGCCAGAACGGCACTGGATACGAGCCCGCCTTCGAGGTTTCTCCTACGCCTTCCGCGGCCCGGCTTACGCTTTCCGCGGCCCGGTCTCACGGGCGTAGTGCTCGGCGATCTCGTCGCTGGTCGTCAGCCACACCCCGGGATGATGCGCGAGGTGGGCGAGCGCCTGGTCCAAGTACTTGTGCCGGAAAGGCTGGTTGATGATGAACGGATGCAGGACCAGCGCCATCACCCGGCCGCTGTCCGCCGAGTCGGCGTAGAGCTGGGCCAGTTGGTCCTTGACGATCGTCACGAAGTCCGGCCCGCTGAGGTGCCGGCCGACGAACAGGCTGACGTCGTTCACCTCGATCGAGTACGGCACGCTCAGCATCCCCGGCACGTTCAGCCGGTAGGGCTGGTCGTCGTTCGACCAGTCGAGGACGTAGCTCAGACCGAGCTCGGCCAACAGCTCCGGCGTGGCGAAGGTCTCGGTGAGCGCAGGCCCCAGCCAGCCGCGAGGACGGCGCCCGGTGGCCCTCTCGATGGTCTCCACGACGTCCGCCAGGTAGGCCCGTTCCTCCTCGGCGGACATGCCGGTCTGGAAGGTGGAGTTGTCCCTGCCGTGGGCGATCCACGCCCAGTCACGGGCCCTGCCTGCTTCGATGATCTGCGGATAGCGGTCGCAGACGGCCGAGTTGAGCATCACGCTCGGGCGCATCCGGTGCCGGTCGAGGCTCTCGATCAGCCGCCAGATGCCCACCCGGGGCCCGTAGTCGCGCCAGCCGTAGTTCAGCGGATCGGGGCAGAGCCCGGCGGTCCCCGCGAAGATGCTCGTCGAGGGCCGATCGACCTGGTAGTGCTCGACGTTCAGCCCGATGTAGCAGGCGACACGGGCCCCGCCGGGCCAGTGGATCGGCTCGCGGTCGACGATCGGGCTGTAGTCGAAGAGCTGATTGTCCATGGTGTCCTGCCTCATGGTTGGTCACAGACACGGAGGATCAGGGTGCGTGCCGTGGTGCGCGGGCGCCAGGCCGTGGCGGCGGCCGTAGTCCGCAAGCAGGGTGCGCAGCCGTCGGCGTCCCCGGTGCAGGCGGGAGGTGACCGTGCCGCGGGGGATGCCGAGCAGTTGGGATATCTCGCGGTAGTGCAGGCCCTCGACGTCGGCGAGGTAGACCACTTTGACGAAGTCCTTGGGGGTGTCCCGCAGGGCGTCGAGCAGTTCGGGCTCGGGGATGTGATGGAGCACCTGGGTCTCGGCGGAGGTGAGGCCGCTCGAGGTGTGGCCTGCGGCCCGGGCCAGCTGCCAGTCCTCGATCTCGACGGCGCCGACGTGCGGGAGTTCCGTCTGTCTCTTGCGGTAGGAGGTGATGTAGGCGTTGGTCATGATGCGGTGGAGCCAGCCCCAGAGGTTGGTTCCGCGCTGGAACTGGTGGAAGGCCTTGTAGGCCTTGGCGTACGTCTCCTGCACCAGGTCCTCCGCGTCCTCGGGGTTGCGCGTCAGGCGCAGAGCCGCCGAGTGCATCCGACGGCGGTAGGCCAGGGCGTCGCGTTCGAACCGCTGGGTGCGCTCCTCGACGGTCTCTGTGTCCGTCGGGGCCTGCGGGAGCATGGATGGTGTGTCGGGGGGTGCGGTCATTCCTCGTCCTCTTGCCGTGGGGGCGGCGTGTGGTCGTCTCGTCCGGGATCAGACGGCTGCGGGCCGTCGCGGCGCACCGTGCGGCAGCCGGCTGTAGACGTACGCGGCGGATGACATCGTCATGTGGTGGTGCCAGCCGGGGAACGAGCGTCCTTCGAAGTCCAGGAGGCCGAAGTCGTCCTGGAGCTGTTGCACGGTGGCGTGGGTGAGGGCGGGCCGGCGCATCAGGGCGAGTACGTCGTCCATGCGCCGGTCGGTGAGGTTGGTGATCCAGAAACGGGGCGGTCGCTGGGGGGTGGCGGATCGCTCGGCCAGGAGCCGGTGGACCCGCTGGGCGCCGGGCGAGGCCGGGCGCAGGCCGGGGAGGCGTACCAGTGACGAGTACACATGGAGGTGGCGCGTCCGGCCGTTCTGCTCGACGCCGACCACATAGGGACGGCGGGATCCGCCCTCGCGCATGAACTGCTGGGCGCTGACGGGCTGGAGGAGGGGCCGCGCCGCCGTCGACGGGCGGGTGTGCTGCGCCGGAAGGACGGGCTGTCCGGGCTGGACCTCGATGAGGAAGTCCCGCTCGCGCAGAGTGAGGTGAGCGGCCAGGCGGCCCGCGTCGACGGCGCAGTGCCGGTCGAGGACGAGCGGTGCGGGCCGCGTCAGGTTGAGCGCGGCGAGCCGGTCGGTCAGGTCCAGGACGTGCGTCCACAGCGGCTGCGACCGGACCGATTCAGGGACCCGGGCCCGTCGGCGCCGCCGCTCGTCGCTCGACCACCCCTCGTCCATCAGGAGGCTCCAGTCGACCGGGAGGCTCTGTGACCCGGAGGTCAGGAACAGACCGACGCCGACCTGGCAGTTGAGGGTGCGCCCCGCGGCGGCGACGAACCGGCGGTGTACGCCCACCGAGTGCTCGCCGCGCTTGACGGCCAGCGTCATCCCGATCGTCCAGGCGTGCGGGGGGAGTTGGGCGGCGGCCTTTCGTGCCAGGGCCTCGCGGGCCGCCTCCCAGTCCCAGGGGCTGGCGCTGATGAACTGCTGCAGGGCCTGCGGGGCGCCCGCGGACAGCGAGACGGCCTTGGCCATCTGCCGGATCGTCTTCTTGCCGGGGACCGTCAGCAGACCGCGCAGGTAGGCGTCTGCCCACCGGCGCTGGTCGGCACGGGGCAGATAGCCGAACACGTCATCCACGAAGTCGCAGTAGTCGGGCACACAGCGGCCCGGGTCCCGCATCTGAGGCAGAGCTGATCGATGCTGTACGGCCATGGTGGATCCCCCTCGAACGTCGACAGCCGGTCCGGTACCCAGGAATATACAGAACGCTTTTTATGTTTTTCGCGGATGAGGGGCCGAACCGCTCCTACTTCGTGAAGTCCGCGTTGCCGCATCCCTGCCCACCTGGGGAAAGTTGCGTCATAACGACCGAGACGGGCGAGAGGTGTTTGAGCTTGATGCGCACCCGATGGTGCGAGGCGCATCGGCGGCCGATCCCTGACTGTCTGCCAGGCCACGCCCCGCGCCCCCGCCGCTCCTGTCCCGTCCGTCGCAGAGCCAGGGGACGGCGATGGTGAGCCAGCAGCGGGCCCTTCGCACCCGGCGCGCCCTGGTGCGCGCGGCCGCCGAACAGATCGACCGCCACGGCTACGACGGCGCCTCCCTGCAGCGCGTGAGCCGGGGAGCGGGCATCTCCATGGGCGCCCTGACGTTCCACTTCCCGACGAAGGACAAGCTCGCCGACGCCCTTCAGGAACGGGGCCGTTCGATGACCCAGGCGGCGGTGCGCCAGGCCCTGGCCGTCCCCGCCTCCCCGCTCCGCCGGGCCAGAGCGCTGGTCCTCGCCCTCGCCCGGCTCCTGGAGAAGGACACCGAAGTGCGGGCGGCCGCCCGGCTGGCCAGGGAGCGCTCCTCCACCGAGGCCGACTGGACGGCGAACTGGCTCCCGCACCTGCGCGAACTGCTCGACCAGGCCCACGCGGACGGACAACTGCGCGCGGAGGCGGACCCCGAGACCGTGACCGTGATGGCCGGCTACCTCATCGCCGGCGTCGACGCCCACCTGCGCCACCTGGCCCACACACCGGCGCCGGACGCCCCGCACACCGACGCCGTGGGACAACTCGCCCGCGTCTGGGACCTCATCCTCCACGGGGTCTGCGCCGTCGAACCGCCGCGGCAGAACGCCCGCCAGGGCGAAGACGTTTCAGAGTTCTGAGAGCCCGCTCAGAGCCCGCTCAGAGCCCGCTCAGAGCCCGAGGAGAGACCGCGGACACTGATCGGTGACTTATTGAAGTCTCCATTTCCTGTCCCGCGCGTCCGTCGCAAGATGACGGTGCGAAGAAGCTGGATCGCCCGCTCCGGCGATGGCCTCAGTCGACAGCTACTCAAGGGGGAGAGATGCATGCCTGACGCATGCGACCGGAAGAAGTTGCCCAGACCGCGAGCCGAGTCGGAGCCGACATGGATCTGATGGACCCTCACATATTGTCCCCCCGGCTCACCCGGGGGCCAGGACAGCGGACCACGCCGGGCGCCGCGGCACTCCGCCCCACACTCCAGCAGGCGCCCGCCTCCTGGCGGCTGCTGGTCGTGGAGAACGACACCAGCGACGCCGACGCACTCGCGCGGGATCTGACCCGGCAGGGGCACACCGTCGAGAGAGCGACGACCGGGAGAGCGGCGCTCCAGGGCTACCGGCACGCCGACCTGGTACTGCTCGACATCGAACTCCCGGACCTGGACGGCCTGGAGGTCTGCCGCGAGCTGCGCTCGGCGTGCGACATCCCGGTGATCGCCGTCACGGCCCGGGGCAGCGAACTGGACCGCGTTCTGGGGCTGCAGGCCGGCGCTGACGACTATCTGGTCAAGCCCTACGGCTTTCGCGAGCTGATGGCCCGTATCGAGGCCGTCATGCGCCGTACGCAGATACGGCCCGCGGCCCACCAGATCATTTCGCAGGGCCCCTTGAGGATCGACGCCTTCGCACGGGAAGTACGCGTGCACGGCAGGCCGGTGGACGTCACCCCGAAGGAGTTCGACCTCCTGCACCTCCTCGCCTCGCACCCGGGGATCGTCATCTCGCGCAACCGGATCATGCGGCAGGTCTGGGGCGACTCCTGGTCACGCCGCACCATCGACACCCATGTCAGCAGCCTGCGCAAGAAGCTGGGAGCGGGCCACTGGATCACCACCATCCGCGGCACCGGCCTGCAGTTCAGCCACCGATGAGGCTCCGCCCGGCGGCACGCTGCCGTACGACCTCACCGCGATCACCGGCGGCCTGGTCCCCGAGCTGCAGCGGCGCGGGGCGTTCCGCACGGCGTACGAATCCGCAACGCTGGGCGGACACCTCAACCTGCCCCGGCCCAACAGCCGTTACGCACGAGACCTACCCGCGTGGCTCCTC containing:
- a CDS encoding MerR family transcriptional regulator, which translates into the protein MRIGELSERTGTPRRLLRYYEEQRLITVGRSANGYREYDECLVDRVMQIRGLLDAGLPTRIIKEILPCLDQPRAIHVSGATPEMIATLESERDQMTARIQGLVRNRDAVADYLATVRVNHRSHAASAAPSAELV
- a CDS encoding MFS transporter, coding for MSISEKKPSVDPGSRIQDQKEQKLPMLALLALATAVFITSLTETLPAGLLPAMSSDLNVSESATGQTVTIYAIGTALTAIPLTAATAGWRRKQLLLVAMAGFAVANTVTAVSENYSVTMVARFVAGVAAGLAWALLAGYARRMAPPHLQGKAIAIAMAGIPVALSLGVPAGTFLGKVISWQAAFLTMTGLTVLLLVWIAAIVPDYPGQKAEARTPMLRTLKVPGVTPVLFVTLVFVLAHTILYTFIATFLDELGMGDSIDVVLLVFGAASLVSIWVVGSQINQRLRGLMIGATLLIAVAAALLAVLSDSTAMVYLAVVLWGLGWGGAPTLLQTAAGDAGGEQADAAQAMLVTLWNVAMAGGGILGGILLDAVGSTSFPWTILVLLVPVLVVVLAARSHGFPAKRASVDA
- a CDS encoding MerR family transcriptional regulator — its product is MLIGAMSRRTGVSERLLRYYEEQGLLKPRRRPSGFREYGDEDVRTVQHIRMLLAAGLSTHTIAELMPCMFAAGHRRSPVCPSMLPSLHRERRRISDTAASLLAARDALDAVIGAAGPP
- a CDS encoding polysaccharide deacetylase family protein — translated: MDNQLFDYSPIVDREPIHWPGGARVACYIGLNVEHYQVDRPSTSIFAGTAGLCPDPLNYGWRDYGPRVGIWRLIESLDRHRMRPSVMLNSAVCDRYPQIIEAGRARDWAWIAHGRDNSTFQTGMSAEEERAYLADVVETIERATGRRPRGWLGPALTETFATPELLAELGLSYVLDWSNDDQPYRLNVPGMLSVPYSIEVNDVSLFVGRHLSGPDFVTIVKDQLAQLYADSADSGRVMALVLHPFIINQPFRHKYLDQALAHLAHHPGVWLTTSDEIAEHYARETGPRKA
- a CDS encoding sigma-70 family RNA polymerase sigma factor, with protein sequence MTAPPDTPSMLPQAPTDTETVEERTQRFERDALAYRRRMHSAALRLTRNPEDAEDLVQETYAKAYKAFHQFQRGTNLWGWLHRIMTNAYITSYRKRQTELPHVGAVEIEDWQLARAAGHTSSGLTSAETQVLHHIPEPELLDALRDTPKDFVKVVYLADVEGLHYREISQLLGIPRGTVTSRLHRGRRRLRTLLADYGRRHGLAPAHHGTHPDPPCL
- a CDS encoding IS701 family transposase; translated protein: MAVQHRSALPQMRDPGRCVPDYCDFVDDVFGYLPRADQRRWADAYLRGLLTVPGKKTIRQMAKAVSLSAGAPQALQQFISASPWDWEAAREALARKAAAQLPPHAWTIGMTLAVKRGEHSVGVHRRFVAAAGRTLNCQVGVGLFLTSGSQSLPVDWSLLMDEGWSSDERRRRRARVPESVRSQPLWTHVLDLTDRLAALNLTRPAPLVLDRHCAVDAGRLAAHLTLRERDFLIEVQPGQPVLPAQHTRPSTAARPLLQPVSAQQFMREGGSRRPYVVGVEQNGRTRHLHVYSSLVRLPGLRPASPGAQRVHRLLAERSATPQRPPRFWITNLTDRRMDDVLALMRRPALTHATVQQLQDDFGLLDFEGRSFPGWHHHMTMSSAAYVYSRLPHGAPRRPAAV
- a CDS encoding TetR/AcrR family transcriptional regulator, whose amino-acid sequence is MVSQQRALRTRRALVRAAAEQIDRHGYDGASLQRVSRGAGISMGALTFHFPTKDKLADALQERGRSMTQAAVRQALAVPASPLRRARALVLALARLLEKDTEVRAAARLARERSSTEADWTANWLPHLRELLDQAHADGQLRAEADPETVTVMAGYLIAGVDAHLRHLAHTPAPDAPHTDAVGQLARVWDLILHGVCAVEPPRQNARQGEDVSEF
- a CDS encoding response regulator transcription factor translates to MDLMDPHILSPRLTRGPGQRTTPGAAALRPTLQQAPASWRLLVVENDTSDADALARDLTRQGHTVERATTGRAALQGYRHADLVLLDIELPDLDGLEVCRELRSACDIPVIAVTARGSELDRVLGLQAGADDYLVKPYGFRELMARIEAVMRRTQIRPAAHQIISQGPLRIDAFAREVRVHGRPVDVTPKEFDLLHLLASHPGIVISRNRIMRQVWGDSWSRRTIDTHVSSLRKKLGAGHWITTIRGTGLQFSHR